The Novipirellula caenicola genome contains a region encoding:
- a CDS encoding valine--pyruvate transaminase: MKLHWSEFGEQLCRGSGISELMDDLGHAIAKGGDSICMLGGGQPAHIPEMDALWRKRLEQMGSEPGKIEHAVGNYEPPSGNPAFRHALADLFKRQFGWNLGPENIGVTAGGQTAFFMLFNSLAGKFRDGSRKKILLPLVPEYIGYANQSVDGEMFCAVKPRLEMTGDHEFKYRVDFDALSITDDIAAICVSRPTNPTGNVLTDAEIQRLAELASQHEIPLIIDNAYGAPFPNAIFTEATPVWNENIILTLSLSKIGLPGTRTGIVVASPEVIRSLSSMMSIVGLANTNIGQAIATPLVESGEILRLSNEVVQPFYRTKSEQALGFVREYFDDSLPYRVHRSEGAFFLWMWFEGLPIPSQELYQRLKARDVLVVPGNYFFFGLDDHGWRHRDECIRVTFTMPEPTVKKGFQIIAEEVAKAYAEGKN, from the coding sequence ATGAAATTGCACTGGTCTGAGTTCGGTGAACAGCTTTGCCGCGGCAGCGGAATCAGCGAATTGATGGATGATCTCGGGCATGCGATTGCCAAAGGCGGCGACAGTATCTGCATGCTTGGTGGCGGCCAACCGGCACACATTCCTGAAATGGATGCACTGTGGCGAAAACGGCTAGAGCAGATGGGAAGCGAGCCTGGCAAAATTGAACATGCCGTGGGCAACTACGAACCACCCTCAGGAAACCCGGCCTTCCGTCATGCACTTGCGGATCTGTTCAAACGACAATTTGGTTGGAATCTCGGTCCCGAAAATATTGGCGTGACCGCTGGCGGACAAACCGCCTTCTTCATGCTATTCAACTCACTGGCCGGAAAATTCCGCGATGGTAGCCGCAAGAAGATTCTGTTGCCGTTGGTCCCGGAATACATCGGCTACGCCAACCAATCAGTCGACGGCGAGATGTTTTGTGCCGTCAAACCACGGTTGGAAATGACCGGCGATCATGAGTTCAAATATCGTGTTGACTTCGACGCTCTAAGCATCACGGACGACATCGCTGCAATCTGTGTCTCGCGGCCAACCAACCCGACCGGAAATGTGTTGACCGACGCAGAAATCCAACGGCTCGCCGAACTCGCCTCGCAGCATGAGATTCCGCTGATCATCGATAACGCCTACGGCGCACCGTTTCCCAACGCGATCTTTACCGAAGCCACTCCGGTTTGGAACGAGAACATTATCCTGACGCTCAGCCTATCCAAAATTGGTCTACCGGGCACACGCACCGGGATTGTCGTGGCGAGCCCCGAGGTGATCCGTTCACTTTCATCCATGATGTCCATCGTTGGGTTGGCCAACACCAACATTGGCCAAGCGATCGCCACACCGTTAGTTGAAAGTGGCGAAATCTTGCGACTTAGCAACGAAGTGGTTCAGCCGTTCTACCGCACCAAGTCCGAACAGGCCCTGGGCTTCGTTCGTGAATACTTTGACGACAGCTTGCCTTATCGAGTTCATCGCAGCGAAGGCGCGTTTTTCCTGTGGATGTGGTTCGAAGGTCTGCCCATCCCATCACAGGAACTGTACCAGCGCCTAAAGGCTCGCGATGTGTTGGTGGTTCCCGGAAACTATTTCTTCTTTGGATTGGATGATCATGGTTGGCGGCACCGCGATGAGTGTATTCGAGTGACGTTCACAATGCCTGAACCAACGGTAAAGAAAGGTTTCCAAATCATCGCCGAAGAGGTGGCCAAGGCATACGCGGAAGGCAAAAATTAA
- a CDS encoding HupE/UreJ family protein gives MNRWMTLAAAVFVISFPSVALAHPGHGAAGHAVSEQGMGGFLHGLTHPLTGIDHLLTLIAVALIAVRFGGRAVAAVPAAFLTMGAVGASVAWLGITVPMVETMIVASVLIGGLTLLSPRTTPTFLVSGICGLGLFHGYAHLTEMTGAQTVVSYATGLMATSIGLIVVSMLVARFFQRLGSTETFSKACRIIGGSLTAAAFALMFV, from the coding sequence ATGAATAGATGGATGACGCTCGCTGCCGCTGTTTTTGTGATCAGTTTCCCTAGCGTGGCACTGGCCCATCCCGGGCACGGCGCTGCCGGCCATGCTGTTTCGGAGCAGGGGATGGGGGGATTCTTGCACGGGCTGACGCATCCGTTGACTGGAATTGACCATCTGTTGACGCTGATCGCAGTCGCATTGATTGCGGTTCGCTTCGGCGGACGTGCGGTCGCAGCGGTTCCCGCGGCATTTTTGACGATGGGAGCGGTCGGAGCATCCGTGGCTTGGCTTGGAATCACCGTGCCAATGGTCGAAACGATGATCGTGGCTTCGGTATTGATCGGTGGGCTGACGTTGTTATCCCCACGCACCACACCCACGTTTTTAGTGAGCGGCATCTGCGGGTTGGGGCTTTTTCACGGCTACGCTCACCTAACCGAGATGACCGGAGCGCAAACCGTCGTGTCCTACGCCACTGGTTTGATGGCGACCTCGATTGGTCTGATCGTGGTTTCGATGCTGGTCGCGCGATTCTTTCAGCGACTTGGTTCCACCGAAACGTTTTCCAAAGCTTGCCGTATCATTGGTGGTTCGTTAACGGCTGCTGCGTTTGCACTGATGTTCGTTTAA
- a CDS encoding tetratricopeptide repeat protein, which produces MRPIRFCMLVAACIVLLEDTFAQTAADPAGAKPQITLLPDLSRAIHDAMQDRQFDVAVKEIDAALDQKATASRDYLQYLKANALAESGLDDEAIAAYDTLETKYPDSPWVPRSRFGRAHVMVLRHQYKDAGAIYAAEAERLLSRGRKDELAELYLEYADRYFEGIPAEDPSKAKEPDYRQALSYYSEAVKLGPSSSLRQTIEYRIARCHEELQDYQAARLAYQAFLQKYARVDDNVDNVDTQSATRLRLAEVTFRLGDVELKLGMNAEARKTWQDFLSEANETDAGEDAVAIDAYLARAEYELAHTYGLPKPKTIRDLELATTAAQRFLGHHPEHELASTAALEIAQGYAHHRRHTQAAEHLEALINTAAYADSSEVAVARRMLGQQYLAQEKFDDAIAAWRSFLEHHPADPRWPEVQKQIVDAEFAKAADANRQRNYGEARDRWTAFLNKYPLDPRASQILFNFGEMKAAEAAEMHKQRVAKAIDDGNSPQSVELDEPTRQLFQHAISDWRRVVNKYPGTQEANNASLMIGITLEERLGKLKEALEAYKQVENHTPAARRIRRLTSPTLQIVTERKFRSDEQPRIRLTTRNLESVTVKTYRVDMVDYFRKMHLASGIETLDIALIDPDSQFVHTIENSEPYKQVDGDIEIPVDGPSVTAVTVSSDKLEATTMVVVSDIDILVKSSRNELFLFAENMKLGKPAAGVSVLFSDGDKVFAESVTREDGTLQTNFSELKSISDLRVFAVHEGHMASTVTDLNGLDFAVGLTPRGYVYTDRPAYRSGQLVNIKGVVRWVDQDRYTYKPGEKFKIDIYDSRGRQLQSSEVALSDFGTLNSHLLLPPAATPGDYRIHLHRNTSGESDRAGTLSFETTFKVSEYKLEPVQLTVEPEKQVYHRGENIRATVELKYYYGTPLAGETIRYRLGDDAAVSEAKTDDEGKLSIEFETTTFDESQPLRLTVENPQRNLTTTHTVFLATRGFEIAASTSRDVFLNGRSFETLFKVSDPAGKPVQTRLNVEVFLRTVADGRPGERLIESHEVSSDDAEGQARVTLSLDEPGIYIIRATGIDQFKNSISGETRVRISGEKDTTRLRILADRHHYQVGDKAAVNLHWREAPALALLTFEGASILDYQFVSLETGDNKIELPMKSSFAPNVFLSVAVMTKNRLHAAESEFRVSQSLQVTLKPNTQKLKPGDDLTVEVTVTDPQGNPVKTELSLGLVQTNLLNTFGNIQSAIDAFFSAGLRRSAIRQSTSCMFAYRPTTHSVSETSLAEAERVAVLDREARALADLNGRLPSRDALDGSGQVVGDFAVATEGLIFGDANLPDADDPFGADVDADGVQAPDDPFANNVQQSGQRQYPSSQTWNALSRRRLSIGGTVQSTPQVMEAATIPLAADGTKNQNAQWFSRLSQQADFVPQQEYFDVSVNQGLNNDLIVNGVTRSGKLIILKGRADLEQQIREVGFQWLPSMAHAETAFWDPSVVTDEHGRATITMTMPAKSTSWRLAAKGIDQGTLAGESTADVITKRDLFGVLKTPLAFTEGDKAKLPIEIHHADGGKRSVVVLLKTTFGDPATADSKSVLQTKTISIEGEGIQRLAMPVEIEPASKVTFELTVRSDGEPDDVTSEVVVVRPFGFPVFQVASGTSSQSTVALLELNKDQSAESSSLEIVIGPSVNRSLLESVLGTHLNPLYRCGLPAASPIERAISDAMGGSALLRMIGHTRDSDTPEGHALASRVAAAVTQLVSSAREQGGWSWSGNSDGSAADPYLSSRVMWALHAARNLGFAVPQATIETGKAYLQTAFTETDSSDLERQTVLLHAMAVSKCGDFSLANRLYRERNRLSLSGLVHLALTLAEMNHDEMGLEILSLVKFPGGESPLSDDDRDSVLPWMRNVTELQAIYLLALQAIDPQNPNVAKMTESLLSARVGSRWPIEKVNGPAITALAKWNASAKPVSETFELTVTVNDQQLETMTIDPRKDGTRRIAVDERLLVQDKANRIEFNLVGRATFSYSAILTGFVSADQIKNSTKQWSVRRVYEPAQKQIDGRDVPRGFAVVSGNYRSFTNPLTQLPVGDRGVVTLMPRRHYVTNRNAEKYDYLVLTEPIPAGCSVVDGSVSGQFERFEIEPGQITFYIGDRKYPSDIHYTLVGTAPGTYRAAQSILQSFYEPSLFSISEVKSLEVLDADERSADEYRWTPDELYALGKHAIDNADYDAAHRHLTELVDNWQLAVDEFKNATQWLFTSSLNRSQHRDTVKYFEVLKEKFPDVQISFEEILSVAKSYRELGEYERSYLVYRATVQASFERESQVAGFLNERGEFVRSVQVMERLLHDYPAEAYVATATYALAQETYRRAAKASDDAKLKSAEITRVHLIHAAIKMLDHFVTTWPSDPADDQASFALATALIDLERFEFAIDRCEKYAQRYPNSRLLDSFWYMIGYSHFELEHPNAALEMCRKVAEATFPNPDTGGTRVADNRWEATYIMGQVYHSLGEAADAIAEYTKVKERFADAAEAIRFFNRKAVELDEVTTIKPDDPKQVELRFRNIAEVVVKVYRIDLMKFGLLQRNLDRITAINLAGIKPYHEATVELGDGRDFRDREKMLELPLDDEGAYLMVCRGENLYASGLVLISPLELLVQEDATSGRVRVSVKDTTSDHFLNDVHVKVIGSENDEFVSDDTDLRGLVIADDIRGTSTVIAAHQNHQYAFFRGTVDLQSAMATTRTSGASGDPMAAQSANAAAETKPLSKGKAGLRDNLFRQNSIYQEQQQLNFEGLLNNERRGITTKEAYQ; this is translated from the coding sequence ATGCGCCCAATTCGTTTTTGCATGCTGGTGGCGGCGTGCATTGTTTTGCTGGAAGATACATTCGCCCAGACGGCTGCTGATCCTGCAGGTGCGAAACCGCAAATCACCTTGCTGCCGGATCTTTCACGTGCGATTCACGATGCGATGCAGGATCGCCAGTTCGACGTTGCGGTCAAGGAGATTGACGCCGCGCTTGACCAGAAGGCAACCGCGTCACGCGACTATCTGCAGTATTTGAAAGCCAACGCGTTAGCCGAATCGGGGCTCGATGACGAGGCAATCGCCGCTTATGATACGCTCGAGACAAAATATCCCGACAGCCCCTGGGTGCCGCGATCTCGGTTTGGTCGGGCTCATGTGATGGTGCTGCGTCACCAATACAAAGACGCCGGAGCGATTTATGCCGCTGAAGCCGAGCGTTTGTTGTCGCGAGGTCGCAAGGACGAGCTCGCCGAACTGTATCTCGAGTACGCGGACCGCTATTTCGAGGGAATTCCGGCCGAGGATCCGTCAAAGGCGAAAGAGCCTGATTATCGCCAAGCCCTTAGCTACTACAGTGAAGCGGTAAAGCTTGGCCCATCGTCTTCGCTGCGACAAACCATTGAATACCGAATCGCTCGTTGCCACGAGGAATTACAGGATTATCAAGCAGCCAGGTTGGCATACCAAGCATTTCTGCAGAAGTATGCCCGTGTCGATGACAATGTTGACAACGTCGATACTCAATCCGCGACTCGACTCCGATTGGCCGAAGTCACGTTTCGGCTCGGCGACGTCGAGCTGAAACTTGGCATGAACGCCGAGGCACGAAAAACGTGGCAGGATTTTCTTAGTGAGGCCAACGAGACCGATGCTGGCGAAGATGCGGTTGCGATCGATGCGTATCTAGCTCGGGCCGAGTACGAATTGGCTCACACCTATGGTCTTCCCAAGCCCAAGACGATCCGTGATTTGGAATTGGCGACGACAGCGGCCCAGCGGTTCCTTGGGCATCATCCCGAGCACGAACTGGCCTCAACCGCAGCTCTGGAAATCGCGCAAGGCTATGCACATCACCGTCGCCATACGCAAGCGGCGGAGCATCTTGAAGCGTTGATCAATACTGCCGCCTACGCGGATTCAAGTGAGGTTGCTGTGGCACGTCGAATGCTCGGACAACAGTACTTGGCACAAGAAAAGTTTGACGACGCGATTGCCGCTTGGCGTTCGTTTCTAGAGCATCATCCCGCGGATCCTCGTTGGCCAGAAGTCCAGAAACAGATCGTGGATGCGGAATTCGCCAAAGCAGCCGATGCCAACCGCCAGCGGAATTACGGCGAGGCACGCGATCGGTGGACCGCCTTTCTTAACAAATATCCGCTTGATCCTCGAGCTTCGCAGATCTTGTTTAACTTTGGTGAAATGAAGGCGGCCGAGGCAGCGGAAATGCACAAACAACGCGTTGCCAAGGCGATCGATGACGGGAACTCGCCGCAATCGGTTGAATTGGATGAACCGACAAGACAGCTGTTTCAACATGCGATCTCCGATTGGCGACGCGTCGTCAACAAGTACCCCGGCACCCAAGAAGCCAACAATGCGTCGCTGATGATTGGCATCACGCTCGAAGAGCGGCTAGGCAAGCTCAAAGAAGCACTCGAAGCCTACAAACAAGTCGAAAATCATACGCCAGCGGCAAGACGCATTCGCCGTCTGACGTCGCCGACGCTACAGATTGTCACCGAACGAAAATTTCGCAGCGACGAACAGCCTCGCATCCGCTTAACGACACGGAACTTGGAATCCGTGACGGTAAAGACGTACCGAGTCGATATGGTCGACTATTTCCGCAAGATGCACTTGGCAAGCGGTATTGAAACGCTCGATATCGCGTTGATCGATCCTGATTCGCAATTTGTTCATACGATCGAAAATAGCGAACCGTACAAACAAGTTGATGGCGATATCGAGATCCCCGTCGATGGGCCCTCGGTGACCGCCGTGACGGTGTCCAGCGACAAACTCGAAGCGACTACGATGGTGGTCGTCAGCGACATTGACATTCTGGTCAAATCATCTCGGAATGAATTGTTCCTGTTCGCCGAAAACATGAAGCTGGGAAAACCGGCCGCCGGGGTGAGTGTGCTTTTCAGCGATGGGGACAAGGTGTTTGCCGAATCGGTGACGCGAGAGGATGGCACCTTGCAGACGAATTTCAGCGAACTGAAATCGATCAGCGATTTGCGTGTGTTCGCGGTCCACGAAGGCCATATGGCATCGACCGTGACGGATCTAAACGGACTCGATTTCGCGGTAGGGCTGACGCCGCGAGGATACGTGTACACCGATCGACCGGCCTACCGCAGCGGACAGCTGGTCAACATCAAGGGAGTCGTTCGCTGGGTCGATCAAGATCGCTACACGTATAAACCGGGCGAGAAGTTCAAGATCGACATCTACGACTCGCGAGGGCGACAGTTGCAATCCAGTGAGGTTGCACTAAGCGACTTCGGCACCCTCAACAGCCATCTTCTGCTACCACCGGCGGCGACGCCCGGGGACTATCGAATTCATTTGCACCGCAACACTTCGGGGGAATCCGACCGTGCGGGAACGTTGTCATTCGAGACCACGTTTAAAGTCAGTGAGTACAAATTAGAACCGGTTCAGCTTACGGTCGAACCGGAAAAACAAGTCTACCATCGGGGCGAAAACATTCGTGCGACAGTCGAGTTGAAATACTACTACGGTACTCCGTTGGCCGGCGAAACGATTCGCTATCGACTTGGTGATGATGCAGCGGTGTCCGAAGCCAAAACCGATGACGAGGGCAAGCTTTCAATCGAGTTTGAAACGACGACGTTTGACGAATCGCAACCGCTTCGATTGACCGTTGAAAACCCACAGCGAAACCTGACAACCACGCACACGGTGTTTTTGGCGACACGGGGATTCGAAATTGCGGCCTCCACGTCGCGGGATGTTTTCTTGAACGGAAGATCGTTCGAAACGCTCTTCAAAGTGTCAGATCCTGCCGGAAAGCCGGTGCAAACGCGTCTGAACGTCGAAGTGTTTTTGCGAACCGTCGCGGACGGCCGACCGGGTGAGAGACTGATCGAAAGCCATGAGGTTTCTAGCGACGATGCCGAAGGCCAAGCACGTGTGACCCTTAGTCTCGATGAGCCCGGGATCTACATCATTCGCGCGACCGGGATCGATCAATTCAAAAACAGCATCAGCGGCGAGACTCGAGTTCGCATCTCAGGCGAGAAAGATACCACGCGACTGAGAATCTTGGCGGATCGCCATCACTACCAAGTTGGAGACAAGGCGGCCGTCAATCTGCATTGGCGCGAGGCACCTGCGCTTGCGCTGCTGACGTTCGAGGGAGCTTCGATTCTCGATTATCAGTTCGTTTCGCTCGAGACCGGCGATAACAAAATCGAATTGCCGATGAAGTCGTCGTTTGCCCCGAACGTCTTTTTATCCGTCGCGGTGATGACGAAGAACCGTTTGCATGCGGCCGAAAGCGAGTTTCGAGTGTCCCAATCGCTTCAGGTTACATTGAAACCCAATACACAAAAATTGAAGCCGGGGGACGATTTGACCGTCGAGGTCACCGTGACCGATCCTCAAGGGAACCCCGTCAAAACGGAACTATCGCTGGGGCTGGTCCAAACCAATCTGCTAAACACCTTCGGCAACATTCAATCAGCAATCGATGCATTCTTCTCCGCAGGATTGCGTCGTTCCGCCATACGGCAAAGTACAAGTTGTATGTTCGCTTATCGCCCGACCACACACAGCGTCAGTGAGACGTCGCTGGCCGAAGCCGAACGTGTCGCGGTATTAGATCGAGAGGCTCGTGCACTTGCCGATTTAAATGGACGATTACCGTCGCGTGATGCGTTGGATGGATCCGGTCAAGTCGTAGGCGACTTTGCTGTCGCGACCGAAGGGCTCATTTTCGGTGACGCAAACCTTCCCGATGCTGACGACCCGTTCGGCGCGGACGTTGACGCCGATGGGGTGCAGGCACCGGATGATCCATTTGCGAACAATGTGCAGCAATCCGGGCAGCGGCAATATCCATCGTCGCAAACATGGAATGCGTTGTCACGTCGTCGGTTGTCGATCGGGGGTACGGTTCAAAGCACACCGCAAGTGATGGAGGCCGCGACAATCCCGCTGGCGGCGGACGGGACCAAGAACCAAAACGCACAGTGGTTTTCTCGGCTATCGCAACAAGCCGACTTCGTGCCGCAGCAAGAATACTTTGACGTTTCCGTCAATCAAGGCCTCAACAATGACTTGATCGTCAATGGAGTGACCCGCAGTGGCAAATTGATCATCTTAAAAGGGCGAGCCGATTTGGAGCAGCAAATTCGGGAAGTGGGGTTTCAATGGCTGCCTTCGATGGCTCATGCTGAAACGGCATTTTGGGATCCCTCGGTGGTCACGGACGAGCACGGCCGTGCGACGATCACCATGACGATGCCTGCCAAATCAACATCATGGCGTCTGGCAGCGAAAGGCATTGACCAAGGGACGCTCGCGGGTGAATCGACGGCAGATGTCATTACCAAACGCGACCTGTTTGGTGTGCTAAAAACGCCACTTGCCTTTACCGAAGGCGACAAGGCAAAACTGCCAATCGAAATCCATCATGCTGATGGCGGTAAACGCTCCGTCGTCGTGTTGCTGAAGACGACTTTTGGTGATCCGGCAACGGCTGATTCAAAATCGGTGCTTCAAACCAAAACGATTTCGATCGAAGGCGAAGGGATTCAGCGATTGGCGATGCCGGTCGAAATCGAACCCGCTTCTAAGGTGACGTTCGAGTTGACGGTTCGCTCCGATGGGGAACCGGATGACGTGACCAGCGAAGTGGTGGTCGTTCGTCCATTCGGTTTTCCAGTGTTTCAAGTCGCTAGCGGCACCTCGTCGCAAAGTACGGTCGCTCTCTTAGAGCTCAATAAGGATCAGTCAGCGGAAAGTTCGTCGCTTGAGATTGTAATTGGTCCGAGTGTTAACCGATCGTTGCTGGAAAGCGTGCTGGGAACCCATCTAAACCCGCTTTATCGCTGCGGATTACCAGCGGCAAGTCCGATCGAACGAGCCATATCCGATGCAATGGGGGGATCGGCCTTGCTGAGGATGATTGGCCACACACGAGATTCGGACACACCCGAGGGGCACGCATTAGCAAGTCGAGTCGCCGCTGCCGTCACCCAGCTTGTCTCGTCGGCACGCGAACAAGGCGGATGGTCGTGGTCGGGGAATTCAGATGGTTCCGCGGCGGACCCCTATCTGTCATCGCGTGTGATGTGGGCTCTGCATGCAGCCAGAAATCTTGGGTTCGCCGTTCCGCAAGCGACGATCGAAACGGGGAAAGCTTATTTGCAAACGGCGTTTACCGAGACCGATTCGAGTGATCTCGAACGGCAAACGGTGCTGCTGCATGCGATGGCGGTTTCGAAATGTGGTGATTTCTCCCTCGCCAATCGGTTGTATCGCGAACGCAATCGTTTGAGCCTATCGGGGTTGGTGCATCTGGCTTTGACGCTTGCAGAAATGAATCACGACGAGATGGGACTCGAGATTTTGTCACTTGTCAAATTTCCGGGTGGCGAATCGCCTCTTAGCGACGACGATCGCGATTCGGTGCTGCCATGGATGCGAAATGTGACTGAGCTGCAGGCGATCTATTTGTTGGCTTTGCAAGCGATCGACCCCCAGAATCCAAACGTGGCTAAGATGACCGAATCGTTGTTGTCGGCGCGAGTGGGATCGCGATGGCCAATCGAAAAGGTAAACGGACCCGCGATTACCGCCTTGGCGAAATGGAACGCTTCGGCCAAGCCGGTCTCGGAGACGTTCGAGTTGACCGTGACGGTGAACGATCAGCAACTCGAAACGATGACGATCGATCCTCGAAAGGACGGCACGCGTCGCATTGCGGTGGATGAACGCTTGCTGGTTCAAGACAAGGCGAACCGGATCGAATTCAATTTGGTCGGACGTGCTACCTTCAGCTATTCAGCGATTTTAACGGGCTTTGTTTCGGCGGACCAAATCAAAAACTCGACAAAACAGTGGTCCGTCAGGCGTGTCTACGAGCCTGCGCAGAAGCAGATCGATGGTCGTGACGTTCCTCGTGGTTTCGCAGTCGTCAGCGGCAACTACCGCTCGTTCACGAATCCATTGACGCAATTGCCGGTGGGCGATCGTGGCGTCGTCACGCTTATGCCGCGTCGGCACTACGTCACTAACCGCAATGCAGAGAAGTACGACTACCTAGTGCTAACCGAGCCGATCCCGGCGGGATGCTCTGTGGTCGATGGTTCCGTATCCGGGCAATTCGAACGCTTCGAAATCGAGCCTGGCCAAATCACGTTCTACATTGGTGATCGAAAATATCCATCGGATATCCACTACACGTTGGTCGGCACGGCTCCTGGAACCTATCGTGCCGCCCAATCGATCTTGCAGAGCTTTTATGAACCATCGCTGTTTTCGATTTCGGAGGTCAAGTCGCTCGAGGTACTGGATGCCGATGAACGATCGGCGGATGAATATCGATGGACGCCGGACGAGCTGTACGCGTTGGGAAAACACGCGATTGACAACGCCGATTACGATGCCGCGCATCGCCATTTAACGGAGCTGGTTGACAACTGGCAACTTGCTGTCGATGAATTCAAAAACGCGACTCAGTGGTTGTTCACATCGTCACTGAATCGAAGCCAGCACCGTGATACCGTCAAGTACTTTGAAGTTCTTAAAGAGAAATTTCCGGACGTGCAAATTTCATTTGAAGAGATCTTGAGCGTCGCGAAATCGTATCGCGAACTTGGCGAATATGAACGCAGCTATCTGGTGTATCGGGCAACGGTCCAGGCTAGTTTTGAACGTGAATCGCAAGTCGCGGGGTTTTTGAATGAACGAGGCGAATTCGTGCGTAGCGTGCAGGTGATGGAGCGGTTGCTGCATGACTATCCCGCCGAAGCCTACGTGGCCACGGCAACCTATGCATTGGCCCAAGAAACGTACCGGCGTGCCGCCAAAGCGAGTGACGATGCCAAGTTGAAATCGGCTGAAATCACCCGCGTGCACCTGATTCACGCCGCCATTAAAATGCTTGACCATTTTGTCACGACATGGCCCAGTGACCCCGCCGATGATCAGGCCAGCTTTGCACTGGCAACGGCCTTGATCGATCTGGAACGTTTCGAGTTTGCGATCGATCGCTGTGAAAAATATGCTCAGCGGTATCCCAACAGCCGGTTGCTCGATTCGTTCTGGTACATGATCGGTTACTCTCATTTCGAACTAGAACATCCCAATGCCGCGCTGGAGATGTGTCGCAAAGTGGCTGAGGCGACGTTCCCCAATCCCGACACCGGTGGCACCCGAGTTGCCGATAATCGCTGGGAGGCAACCTACATCATGGGCCAGGTCTATCACAGTTTAGGCGAGGCCGCCGACGCGATTGCGGAATACACCAAAGTCAAAGAGCGATTTGCGGATGCGGCGGAAGCGATTCGCTTCTTCAACCGGAAAGCGGTTGAATTGGATGAAGTCACCACGATCAAACCCGATGATCCCAAACAAGTCGAATTGCGTTTCCGCAATATTGCCGAAGTGGTCGTCAAGGTTTATCGAATCGATCTAATGAAGTTTGGTTTGCTGCAACGAAATCTCGACCGCATTACTGCAATCAACTTGGCTGGGATCAAACCGTATCATGAAGCGACGGTTGAACTCGGAGACGGACGCGATTTCCGTGATCGTGAAAAGATGCTCGAATTGCCGCTGGATGATGAGGGAGCCTATTTGATGGTGTGCCGCGGCGAGAATCTCTATGCATCGGGTTTAGTGTTGATAAGCCCACTGGAACTTCTTGTGCAAGAAGACGCCACCTCAGGGCGTGTTCGCGTCAGCGTCAAAGACACGACCAGCGACCATTTTTTAAATGACGTGCATGTAAAAGTCATTGGATCGGAGAATGATGAATTTGTATCCGACGATACTGATCTGCGTGGCTTGGTGATCGCTGACGACATCCGGGGGACGAGTACCGTGATTGCCGCTCACCAAAACCATCAGTACGCATTTTTTCGAGGCACCGTGGATCTGCAGTCCGCGATGGCGACCACGAGAACTTCGGGGGCGTCAGGTGACCCAATGGCGGCGCAGTCCGCGAATGCCGCTGCCGAAACGAAGCCGCTGAGTAAAGGCAAGGCGGGATTGCGTGACAATCTGTTCCGTCAAAACTCAATTTATCAAGAACAACAACAGTTAAACTTTGAAGGGCTGCTCAATAATGAACGCCGGGGGATCACGACCAAAGAGGCCTATCAATAG
- a CDS encoding response regulator transcription factor, whose product MNKTLSATARIVVVDDHGIVRFGYSQLINQEPDMVVCGMASSEQEGYKLLKRESPNLAIIDLSLKEGSGLDLIHSITKTLPQLKVLVISAHDEDLYAHRVLAAGARGYINKEEAPEKLIEGIHALLDGDFFFSESVTKTLIRGRLGSVKPALLQGLESLTNRELQVFEQIGHGQSTREIADTLFLSVKTIERHKENIKSKLHIDHATQLVQHATQWVMKRGY is encoded by the coding sequence ATGAACAAGACACTGTCCGCCACGGCAAGGATTGTCGTGGTGGACGACCACGGCATTGTCCGTTTCGGCTATTCTCAACTAATCAATCAAGAACCCGATATGGTGGTTTGCGGAATGGCTAGCAGTGAACAGGAAGGATACAAGCTGTTGAAACGGGAGTCGCCCAACTTGGCGATCATCGACTTGTCATTAAAAGAGGGCAGCGGATTGGATTTGATTCATTCGATCACCAAGACGCTTCCACAATTAAAAGTCTTAGTGATCTCGGCCCACGATGAAGACTTGTACGCACACCGTGTACTGGCAGCCGGGGCACGCGGGTATATCAACAAAGAAGAAGCGCCCGAAAAATTGATCGAAGGGATTCATGCGTTGCTCGATGGCGACTTCTTCTTCAGCGAATCGGTGACCAAGACTCTGATTCGTGGTCGTTTGGGCAGCGTCAAGCCGGCGTTGCTGCAGGGACTCGAATCATTGACCAATCGGGAGCTGCAAGTATTTGAGCAAATCGGTCATGGGCAGAGCACGCGTGAGATCGCCGACACACTTTTTTTAAGTGTCAAAACAATCGAGCGACATAAGGAAAACATCAAAAGTAAACTTCATATCGATCACGCCACTCAATTGGTCCAGCATGCGACTCAGTGGGTGATGAAACGCGGCTACTGA